Genomic DNA from Peribacillus simplex NBRC 15720 = DSM 1321:
CCTATATTCCGATTTAATTGGCTTCCTCTCTTTCACTACATAGTTTTCCAAATCCTCGGTTGTCATCGTTCCTTCTCGTTTTTGAACTTCTTTGGTAAGTGCTTCCCCGATTTCACCTTTATAAAAAACATTAGAACCTTGTTTTTTTATTAACTTAAGAGTCTTTGCCAGATCTGGCTGAACGAGGGTGTCTCCCTCTTCCAATTGTTTTCCGTTTGGCACAAAAACTTTTGCAGCCGCTTGGTTATTTTCTAGTTTTTTTACATTTTCATCGATATATTGTGCTGTTATCCAATTGACTTTAACCCCTTTTTCAGCTTGTTTAATGGCCGGGTCCATAACTTGTGATAATTTCAATGTTCCATATTTCTCAAGTGCAGCTTCCATCCCCTTAAGGGTTCCAGGGACTGCAACAGCTTTACCAGTTGTGTGCCGTTTACTAAAAGGAACAGGTTTTCCCTTTTCATCTAAAAATAGTTCAGGCGTAACATTTTGCGGTGCCATTTCGCGGCTATCGATCATCGTTATTTTATTTTCTTTCTTATTATAAATCATGATAAAACCACCGCCGCCAATTCCAGACATCATCGGTTCAACTACATTTAACGATAATTGAATGGCTGCTGCTGCATCGACTGCGTTTCCACCTTGTTTTAATATCTTTATACCCGCTTCAGCTGCTAAAGGGTGGGAAACTGATACGATTCCTTTTGTAGCCCCCTTTCCCATTGACTCGTCTATTCCAGGGACACTTGCAAAAGCTGGTGTGATCATACAAAAGAAACTGAAAGTAACTAAAATAAAACTTTTTAAAAATTTCATGACTTAGTCTCCTTTCAAAATAAAACAAATTAGGGTTTTACCATAAGGCAACAGGAAGTACGAACAGATGACTTTAGTAGGAATATGCTGGTTGAGCTCGATATAAAAGCAGTCTGCACATTCTCAATGATGTTTCACTTCAAAAAATCACCCCCCAAATGGTTCAGCTCTACCCTTTACTTCTGGTTTGATATTCGAAGACTCAATTTTTCTCTATACTTTGCTTATGTTTCAAGATATTGGGGCTATCGTGATTGTCACCCTTCCAAAGATATTGCAAAGCCAACAATACAATAAATGCAGATACCCCAATGATGTCCGATATCGTTTCAGGATAGATTAATAGTAAACCAACGATTATAGCGAGTACTCTTTCCAACCAGTGCATCCCCCTCATCCAGTAGCCTATAACACCCGCACCAATTGCGATCATGCCTGACATTGCTGTAAGTACGACCCAGACAACCTCCATCCAAGTTGTATCGATCATCAACATTTGTGGGGAAAGAACAAATATATATGGAATGATAAATGCAGCGATGGCAAGTTTTGATGACTCAATCCCCGTTTTTATCGGTTCACCGCCTGCCACCCCTGCCGCTGCAAATGCCGCTAAAGCAACTGGAGGAGTTATATCAGCTATAATGCCAAAATAGAAGACAAATAAATGTGCAGATAAATCAGGAACACCAAGCAATATGATCGCAGGTGCTGCAATCGTCGATGTGATTACATAATTGGCGGTCGTAGGTGAACCCATTCCTAAAATAAGTGCCGCTACCATTGTCAGCATCAATGTTGGAATCAAATATCCGCCAGACAAATCGATCAAACCATTAGCCAGCTTCAGCCCTAATCCAGTTTTCGTAACGATTCCTACAATAATGCCGGCTGCTGCGGTTGCGGCTGCAACCGCAAGTGCCGTTCGAGCTCCATCCACCAATGCATAAATGATATCGATGAATTTCATGCGGACATCCTTGTTTATGAATCCTACAAGAACAGAGATTGCAATGGAATACAGTGCTGCATGTGTAACCGTGATATTCAGCATGAGTAAGAAGATAATGGCAAGGATCGGTATTAGTAAATAAAATTTGCCGAACACTTCCTTCTTACTTGGCATCTCTTCTTTCGTTAATCCACGAAGCCCAAGTCGTTTCGCTTCAAAATGGGTCATGATCCAAATTCCTGAAAAGTAAAGGATAGCTGGAATCGCAGCCGCCTTTGCTATATCCCAATACGTTATTCCATTCCCAATGAACTCAACCATTAAGAATGCCGCTGCCCCCATTACCGGAGGCATCAATTGACCGCCTGTCGAAGCGGCCGCCTCCACTGCCCCTGCGAATTCCTTCTTATAACCAAGATTTTTCATCATCGGTATCGTAAATGCTCCTGAAGTGACAACATTAGCTACAGAGCTTCCGCTAATCGTTCCTTGAAGAGCACTGGAAAAAATCGCAACCTTTGCAGGTCCCCCTATCCTTCTGCCTGCAATGGCGGTTGAAAGATCATTGAAGTATTGACCGACACCTGTCCGGACTAGAAAGGATCCAAACAGTAAAAATAGGAAGATGAATGTCGATGACACCGCTAACGGAGTACCTAAAATGCCCTCTGTCGAGAAGAACATCGTTTGCACCAAACGTTCCAGAGTTAAACCGCGATGAGCAAGGAACCCAGGCATATACTGTCCAAAAATTCCATAGAAAATGAATAATGAAGCAATGACCATAATAGGAAGACCCACTGCACGCCTGGTTGCCTCCAAAACCAGCAGAATGGCCATTAGGCCAACCGCAAAATCCAATGCGCCCAAACGTCCTACATTCATGACGATATCTTCGAAAAATAAGGGCCAATATGCACCTATCCCGATACTAACGATCGCTAAAATGATATCGTACCAGGCAATTTGAAACTTTCCTTTTTGACGCTTCTTCCTGTTTGCAGGAAATAGTAAAAAAATCAAGGAGAGCGCAAACCCTAAATGTATCGTCCGTTGGATTTGTGCTGTAAAAACGCCAAAAATAGCAGTATATAATTGGAATAACGAAAAAGCCAAGAGTCCAAAAAACGCAATGTGTCCCAAGACACCAGTTAATTTCCTTGTCCCGGCTTCAGGATCATATTTTGCCAATAACTCCTGTTGTTCTGCTTCGGTTAAATACTTCGTTTTTTCTTGATCAGCCACTAATCTTCACTCCCTTCAACTGTTCCCATAAAGAAATTCTTTCCGATGAAATCCTGACCCATGTCCCTGGTTTAATATAGTCTGCCAATGTATAAGTTTTTTCATCGTATATTAAACGATGGTTAGCTCTGACTTGTCCTACTCGTAAATCTATATAGGCGAAATTGCGATTCATATTTTTTATGAAATAGGTACCGTCTTTCTCTACGAATACTTCCTCCCCCTCTGCATTAGAAGGCATACCGACTGCAAAATCATTATAAGCAAGTTCGGTTTGTTCGATTTGCTTATCCGATAACCGATATGATTCCAAAACATCCGTGAGGTGGATGGAGTGTGTATACTTAATCTTGAATTCTTTTTCTTTTTTCAATGGAAAGTATGCGACTAATTTCCCTTGGTCCTCGAAGGAAAAGATAATTACATGCTTATAAGGAATAAATAATAAAAAAGCGATGAACAGAGGTATACCAAAAGCCATGAATCTCGGGAATTTCATAGGTACCCCTTTCAAAACCAGATATCCGATTCAGAAAAAAACGAAGCCGATAGGTCACATTAAGCGAGCTACCGACCCAATCACATTACTTGGAAACACCTTTTTCTTTAAAGTATCTTGCTGCTCCAGGATGAACTTCCATATCCCCTAACCCTTCAAGTGCAGTCTTTGCTGTAATGAACTTGCCTTTAGCATGTGTGATTTTATCTGTGTTGTCATAAACAGCTTTAGTCATTTCATAAACTAAATCTTCATCAAGATCCTTTGTAACCACTAACATCGCTTTAACAGCAACTGTTTTCACCTCGGATTTGATTTTGTACGTACCACTTGGAATTGTTTCTGCAGCATAGTATGGGTACTTTTTAACCAATGCTTGAATCTTGTCCTCTGCAATAGGCAGGATAAAAATATCATTTTGGACGGATAGCGCCTCAACTGCACCAGTCGGCGTGCCTGCCGTAATGAAAGCTGCGTCAATAT
This window encodes:
- a CDS encoding DUF1850 domain-containing protein; amino-acid sequence: MKFPRFMAFGIPLFIAFLLFIPYKHVIIFSFEDQGKLVAYFPLKKEKEFKIKYTHSIHLTDVLESYRLSDKQIEQTELAYNDFAVGMPSNAEGEEVFVEKDGTYFIKNMNRNFAYIDLRVGQVRANHRLIYDEKTYTLADYIKPGTWVRISSERISLWEQLKGVKISG
- a CDS encoding TRAP transporter permease, whose protein sequence is MADQEKTKYLTEAEQQELLAKYDPEAGTRKLTGVLGHIAFFGLLAFSLFQLYTAIFGVFTAQIQRTIHLGFALSLIFLLFPANRKKRQKGKFQIAWYDIILAIVSIGIGAYWPLFFEDIVMNVGRLGALDFAVGLMAILLVLEATRRAVGLPIMVIASLFIFYGIFGQYMPGFLAHRGLTLERLVQTMFFSTEGILGTPLAVSSTFIFLFLLFGSFLVRTGVGQYFNDLSTAIAGRRIGGPAKVAIFSSALQGTISGSSVANVVTSGAFTIPMMKNLGYKKEFAGAVEAAASTGGQLMPPVMGAAAFLMVEFIGNGITYWDIAKAAAIPAILYFSGIWIMTHFEAKRLGLRGLTKEEMPSKKEVFGKFYLLIPILAIIFLLMLNITVTHAALYSIAISVLVGFINKDVRMKFIDIIYALVDGARTALAVAAATAAAGIIVGIVTKTGLGLKLANGLIDLSGGYLIPTLMLTMVAALILGMGSPTTANYVITSTIAAPAIILLGVPDLSAHLFVFYFGIIADITPPVALAAFAAAGVAGGEPIKTGIESSKLAIAAFIIPYIFVLSPQMLMIDTTWMEVVWVVLTAMSGMIAIGAGVIGYWMRGMHWLERVLAIIVGLLLIYPETISDIIGVSAFIVLLALQYLWKGDNHDSPNILKHKQSIEKN